One window of Methanobacterium alcaliphilum genomic DNA carries:
- a CDS encoding class I SAM-dependent methyltransferase → MPKEKMSNTSFRFMNLTFKIMDFIHPYIKKRVKTFDIKSGMTVVDYGCGPGRYTTEFANLVGKDGKVYGADIHDLAVNHTKEKAHNMGLNNVETVLVKGYDCPLSDEVADRVCALDMFFMIREPNKFLNELNRITKEDGLLIIDDGHQKRIKTLEKINDSGYWEIMEETNDHLKCKPIK, encoded by the coding sequence TTGCCCAAAGAAAAAATGTCCAACACATCCTTTCGCTTTATGAATTTAACTTTTAAGATAATGGATTTTATTCACCCTTATATCAAAAAAAGGGTTAAAACTTTTGATATAAAGTCCGGTATGACTGTGGTTGATTATGGCTGTGGTCCGGGCAGATATACCACTGAATTTGCTAATTTGGTAGGAAAAGATGGAAAAGTCTATGGGGCCGATATCCATGATCTGGCAGTAAACCATACAAAAGAAAAAGCCCATAATATGGGCCTTAACAATGTAGAAACTGTCCTAGTCAAAGGATATGACTGTCCCCTCTCAGATGAAGTTGCAGATAGAGTGTGCGCTTTGGACATGTTTTTCATGATTCGAGAACCTAATAAGTTTCTAAATGAACTTAATAGGATCACTAAAGAGGATGGCCTGTTGATAATTGATGATGGTCATCAAAAAAGAATCAAAACCTTAGAAAAAATAAATGATTCTGGATACTGGGAGATTATGGAAGAAACTAATGATCATTTAAAGTGCAAACCTATAAAATAA
- a CDS encoding DUF308 domain-containing protein — MPSTKQKYIKMREESDLSLEVILIIVLGVFMFLFGSLLFKIHMGDLAYNPDSTYGLFLVIVSFQIITMGKTPFGDLSRSWAIIIIGVLAAVLGMVSCFIPGYLSELVRILVGLILFTGGIALMLQLFFSKEKAKLWIKVPGILKQLIVACALVYGITIIGGLITLIPGITTDPQTAVILIIYGISFFYLAWCIQKATRIYPEEEKKLSLEKNPSKKFSFFQETSLPLSSAIIILVGTLLVLLGVLLFPVTSGTIPFSPDGQLGLLLVIVAIQMMALGETPMGQYKRSWLLIIVGLIFAALGIVSCIVPGILTGLIQILIGGLNIFGGVLLLIKRFSSRNEIKNSTSETFIVPPPVKKLIVTQTILNIVSIIFGLSMLLGGIIPGLVVAVVLVINGILLFALIILLQKITNIKIEMKKDASGG, encoded by the coding sequence TTGCCATCTACAAAACAGAAGTACATAAAAATGAGAGAGGAATCAGATCTTTCCCTGGAAGTTATACTTATAATTGTTCTAGGAGTATTCATGTTCCTCTTTGGTTCACTTCTTTTTAAAATCCACATGGGTGATTTAGCATATAATCCCGATAGTACCTACGGACTCTTTTTGGTCATTGTATCTTTTCAAATTATAACTATGGGAAAAACGCCTTTTGGGGATTTAAGTCGATCATGGGCCATTATTATAATTGGGGTGCTTGCGGCAGTTCTGGGAATGGTATCTTGTTTCATTCCAGGATATCTATCTGAGTTAGTTCGTATTCTGGTGGGTCTAATTCTTTTCACGGGAGGAATTGCTCTCATGCTACAATTATTCTTCTCAAAAGAAAAAGCAAAGCTGTGGATTAAAGTGCCGGGGATATTAAAGCAATTAATCGTGGCTTGTGCTTTGGTTTATGGAATTACAATTATCGGTGGTTTAATAACATTAATTCCAGGAATAACCACGGACCCTCAAACTGCAGTTATCCTTATTATATATGGGATTAGCTTTTTTTATCTGGCATGGTGCATCCAAAAAGCAACAAGAATATATCCTGAAGAAGAGAAAAAACTTAGCTTAGAAAAAAATCCTTCTAAAAAATTTAGTTTTTTTCAAGAAACATCTCTTCCACTTTCCAGTGCCATAATAATTTTAGTAGGGACGCTTCTAGTGCTTTTAGGAGTTTTGTTATTTCCAGTGACTTCAGGGACAATTCCATTCTCTCCTGATGGCCAACTTGGCCTATTGCTGGTAATTGTTGCCATACAAATGATGGCACTGGGAGAAACACCTATGGGTCAGTATAAACGATCTTGGCTGCTTATAATTGTTGGATTAATATTTGCCGCATTAGGGATAGTTTCATGTATTGTGCCGGGAATTTTGACTGGATTAATTCAGATACTAATCGGGGGATTGAATATTTTTGGAGGGGTTCTGCTTCTTATAAAAAGGTTTTCATCCAGGAATGAAATAAAAAATTCTACTTCTGAAACTTTCATTGTTCCACCCCCTGTAAAAAAGCTAATAGTTACACAAACCATACTTAACATTGTATCAATTATTTTCGGGTTATCAATGCTTTTAGGAGGTATCATTCCAGGATTAGTTGTGGCTGTGGTTTTGGTGATTAATGGAATTTTATTATTTGCATTGATTATTCTGCTCCAAAAGATAACTAACATCAAAATCGAAATGAAAAAAGATGCTTCAGGAGGATAA
- a CDS encoding heavy metal-binding domain-containing protein, translating to MMPTLKKYFIEQRWALIAVFLGILVGFGSAIICIAWNLVIFGFNIMYIVSPLLAGFVETIIAVKKFGRSTGAISALLTFILINTYGWFGPGWIFPKEPATLSLITIMAIVLTLQAAFPTAINYILIVVGMGTLSKFIDFLIGVPSIISRKTIPIKETAKFSQADEVQFNELKMPIILSRRGSGMKIDKYLGLVVGEAVAEEKKSEGRVSNILKLITPVELDDIDLTTARKKALSNMLDEAESLGADMVEEVSVDYLTMGGLQGNVTLITALGTALKVQNKIFDSKIAEEDFKLEETNILQREEKISTEGDNISDKINTKEVVVDEELSSRIDQYIREKNNPPVKNLELATQAKFKEFENRYAKISNDLEKMDQQFDKCGEYAQKRINQMYDRTNLAHDYGLEKRGVRIKEGIIGREVVDVNAMVIGKVKDVDVNPKTKSLEALIIGKGGILGSIGSTANEIKIPYNMVLSFGDRILIKR from the coding sequence ATGATGCCTACACTTAAAAAATATTTTATAGAGCAGCGATGGGCACTAATTGCGGTATTTTTAGGTATTTTAGTTGGATTCGGCTCTGCGATTATTTGTATTGCCTGGAATTTAGTTATTTTTGGTTTTAATATAATGTACATTGTTTCGCCATTACTAGCGGGATTTGTTGAAACAATAATTGCTGTAAAAAAGTTTGGTAGAAGTACTGGTGCAATCAGCGCCCTTTTAACATTCATTTTAATAAATACATATGGTTGGTTTGGTCCGGGGTGGATTTTTCCCAAAGAACCTGCAACTCTCTCTTTAATAACTATTATGGCAATAGTACTCACTCTTCAGGCAGCATTCCCTACTGCAATAAATTATATCCTTATTGTGGTGGGTATGGGCACTTTAAGCAAATTCATTGATTTTTTGATAGGGGTACCTTCTATAATAAGCAGAAAAACGATTCCAATCAAAGAAACAGCTAAATTTTCCCAAGCCGATGAAGTTCAATTTAATGAATTAAAGATGCCGATAATACTTAGTCGTCGTGGGAGTGGGATGAAAATAGATAAATATTTGGGTTTAGTTGTCGGAGAAGCAGTTGCAGAAGAAAAAAAGTCAGAAGGGCGAGTTTCAAACATTTTAAAATTGATTACCCCTGTTGAACTGGATGATATAGATTTGACTACTGCTAGGAAAAAGGCTTTATCAAACATGCTAGACGAAGCAGAATCACTTGGGGCGGATATGGTGGAAGAGGTTTCAGTTGATTATCTGACAATGGGAGGTCTGCAAGGCAATGTCACGTTAATCACAGCATTAGGCACAGCTTTAAAAGTTCAAAATAAAATTTTTGATTCAAAAATAGCTGAAGAAGATTTTAAATTAGAAGAAACCAATATCTTACAAAGAGAGGAAAAGATTTCAACTGAGGGTGATAATATCTCTGATAAAATAAATACAAAAGAAGTAGTAGTTGATGAGGAGTTATCCAGCAGAATTGATCAATATATACGAGAAAAGAATAATCCCCCTGTAAAAAATTTGGAACTTGCCACTCAGGCCAAATTTAAGGAATTTGAGAACAGATATGCCAAAATATCTAACGATCTGGAAAAAATGGATCAGCAATTTGATAAATGCGGAGAATATGCTCAAAAACGAATAAATCAGATGTATGACCGCACCAATCTTGCTCATGATTATGGATTAGAAAAAAGAGGGGTTCGAATAAAAGAAGGCATCATAGGCAGAGAGGTCGTTGATGTCAATGCCATGGTGATTGGTAAAGTAAAGGATGTGGATGTAAATCCTAAAACTAAATCATTAGAAGCACTAATAATTGGTAAAGGTGGTATTTTAGGCAGTATCGGAAGTACTGCAAATGAAATTAAAATTCCTTACAATATGGTATTATCTTTTGGGGATAGAATACTCATAAAAAGATGA
- a CDS encoding rhodanese-like domain-containing protein translates to MSQFITISPQEALQLIKKHPEISILDIRPQEDYKKEHIPKAENIDYDGHQFQRKVEKLDKNQPYIIYCKSGVRGGYFMDKMRESGFIGAFNIQGGFIAWKISKLPLNTE, encoded by the coding sequence ATGTCACAATTTATAACTATTTCACCCCAAGAAGCACTCCAATTAATTAAAAAACACCCAGAAATTAGTATTTTGGATATTCGCCCTCAAGAAGACTATAAAAAAGAACACATCCCTAAAGCCGAAAATATAGATTACGATGGTCATCAATTCCAGAGGAAAGTGGAAAAACTGGATAAAAATCAACCTTATATTATCTACTGCAAAAGTGGTGTTCGAGGAGGATATTTTATGGATAAAATGAGAGAATCAGGTTTTATAGGTGCTTTTAATATCCAAGGAGGGTTTATTGCTTGGAAAATTAGCAAATTACCCCTTAACACAGAATAA
- a CDS encoding SDR family NAD(P)-dependent oxidoreductase has translation MGNIDYYDGKICLVTGANSGIGYAISEELLKRGAIVYMLGRNPKKVEKAIEQLSKYKDRIHTIIADVTIQEQIEKAIKDTAEEAGSLDFLFNNAGVGGTLPFETATIEDWKNIIDVNVWSVIYGVNTAVPIMLKQGSGHIINTSSIAGLIPLPFQALYSFTKFGVTALSECLKYEYAEKNLRFSTICPSNIATPIFKKSIDGTVHDQIKIPDDAYPADKAAKLILDRVSENKGIIVVPEDEQIDFWHKYAVEDPEAEETLLKLAAYRRDAYEKGGNYY, from the coding sequence ATGGGTAATATTGATTATTATGATGGTAAAATTTGTTTGGTGACGGGTGCAAATTCGGGTATTGGATATGCTATAAGCGAAGAACTCTTGAAAAGAGGAGCTATTGTATATATGTTGGGCCGTAACCCTAAAAAGGTTGAAAAAGCCATTGAGCAATTATCCAAATACAAAGATAGAATTCATACTATAATAGCGGATGTAACTATTCAGGAACAAATTGAAAAAGCAATTAAAGACACTGCTGAAGAAGCAGGTAGTTTAGATTTTTTATTTAATAATGCTGGAGTGGGTGGTACTTTACCATTTGAAACTGCCACAATCGAGGATTGGAAAAATATAATCGATGTCAATGTATGGAGTGTAATCTATGGGGTTAATACTGCAGTCCCTATAATGCTAAAGCAGGGGTCTGGCCATATTATTAATACGAGTTCCATTGCCGGTCTTATTCCTCTTCCTTTCCAAGCACTTTATTCTTTTACAAAATTTGGTGTCACTGCTTTGTCAGAATGTCTAAAATATGAGTATGCCGAAAAAAATCTCCGTTTTTCAACTATCTGCCCGTCTAACATAGCAACACCCATTTTTAAAAAATCAATTGACGGGACAGTCCATGACCAAATTAAAATTCCTGACGATGCATATCCTGCTGATAAAGCAGCAAAATTAATCCTCGATAGGGTTTCTGAAAATAAAGGGATTATTGTTGTACCTGAAGACGAACAAATTGATTTTTGGCATAAATATGCAGTTGAGGATCCAGAAGCAGAAGAAACACTGTTAAAATTAGCAGCATATCGACGAGATGCATACGAAAAAGGCGGAAATTACTATTAA
- a CDS encoding chloride channel protein, which translates to MEDDFNLKSRVYWKRMGWGLLLGFISAIGAFIFIMLMDLGQGLFIAKMPLNWTPFSGPWWMIIIMTVAGLLVGLIHKFTSAQQLDVFDAVNNGNIDYKAVPSSLLASLISLVGGFSLGPEVPSGMLAAGLGSWVSKKKNMGPEITRTNVLSSVSGAYAGLFSSPLVVLIMLLESDHKQNVIYYGTLFIAILSAVIGFSIFYLFNDLNYSSLLGILSPPAYDLHLWHLGASVLLGIVAVPFALLLVVSNRIFARLAEPFNRKPVLRSIIGGFALGVLAIIIPSSIGLGTAEMSVITSQSAEIGVVLLLVFALVKIMALSGALNFGFIGGPIFPMLFVGSCIGSAINLLFPQIPPGLAWGCMIVAVPAAIVPIPIALGAIGIVIIGLSPTNALPVFISALVAYSITHGLLGAGQETPIDS; encoded by the coding sequence ATGGAGGATGATTTTAATCTTAAATCTAGAGTTTACTGGAAACGTATGGGCTGGGGACTACTTCTAGGATTTATAAGTGCTATAGGGGCATTTATTTTTATCATGCTCATGGATTTAGGTCAGGGCTTATTCATCGCTAAAATGCCTCTTAACTGGACACCTTTTTCAGGTCCATGGTGGATGATTATTATAATGACTGTAGCTGGTTTATTGGTAGGATTAATTCACAAATTTACTTCAGCACAGCAGTTGGATGTATTTGATGCAGTAAATAATGGAAATATTGATTATAAAGCTGTACCTTCATCACTTCTAGCATCACTTATTTCATTAGTGGGGGGCTTTAGTTTAGGGCCGGAAGTTCCATCAGGGATGCTGGCTGCCGGTCTTGGAAGCTGGGTATCAAAAAAGAAAAATATGGGTCCTGAAATAACAAGAACCAATGTTCTAAGTAGTGTTTCTGGTGCTTATGCAGGGCTTTTTTCATCCCCTTTAGTTGTACTTATCATGCTTTTAGAATCAGACCACAAACAAAATGTAATCTATTATGGAACTCTTTTTATCGCAATACTATCTGCTGTAATCGGATTCAGTATATTTTATTTATTCAATGATTTAAATTATTCTTCACTGTTAGGGATTCTATCTCCGCCGGCCTATGATTTGCATTTATGGCACTTGGGGGCGAGTGTTTTGTTAGGAATAGTGGCAGTTCCATTTGCTCTTCTATTAGTAGTATCTAACCGGATTTTTGCACGGCTGGCAGAACCATTTAATAGGAAACCTGTCTTAAGAAGTATCATAGGTGGATTTGCTTTAGGGGTACTGGCAATTATCATACCATCTAGTATTGGATTGGGAACAGCTGAAATGTCTGTAATAACCTCTCAATCTGCAGAAATTGGAGTTGTACTTCTTCTTGTATTTGCACTGGTTAAAATCATGGCTTTAAGTGGAGCTTTAAACTTCGGATTTATTGGTGGGCCCATATTTCCCATGTTATTTGTAGGGTCATGTATAGGCTCGGCTATTAACTTGCTTTTCCCTCAAATCCCACCCGGCCTAGCATGGGGGTGTATGATAGTTGCGGTACCTGCGGCAATCGTTCCTATACCCATCGCTCTGGGCGCTATTGGTATAGTTATCATTGGATTATCTCCAACTAATGCTTTACCTGTTTTTATATCTGCATTAGTTGCATATTCAATAACACATGGACTTTTAGGGGCAGGCCAAGAAACACCAATTGATTCCTAA
- a CDS encoding acetoacetate decarboxylase family protein: MFKEEEDFKYAMPVHFGGGKFDPDAKIIQKAIGLAISYETDKDLLENFIPEGFELLKPQIDVAFNKFTEINWMYGGQYNLINVSAPVRFHGKKDDLDGDYTLVVWENRTAPILGGREETGIPKIFADIEDLHILKPYYATNASYEGNTFLNMDFEATDVIEGDDLELLKSEFKTMNTLGWRYIPKVGAPGADLSQFVLYPQGLELEKAQIGQGDLKWTELTPMQNPVQSHIINSLAALPNKKIIQSVLIEGRAILRAMASRVIE; encoded by the coding sequence GTGTTTAAAGAAGAAGAAGACTTTAAATATGCAATGCCGGTTCATTTTGGCGGGGGAAAATTTGATCCGGATGCAAAAATCATCCAAAAAGCGATAGGCCTGGCCATAAGTTATGAAACAGACAAGGATCTTCTTGAAAATTTCATTCCAGAAGGATTTGAATTATTAAAACCACAGATTGATGTGGCTTTCAATAAATTCACGGAAATAAACTGGATGTATGGTGGACAATATAATCTTATAAATGTCTCAGCGCCGGTAAGGTTTCATGGAAAGAAAGATGATTTAGATGGGGATTATACGTTAGTAGTATGGGAAAACCGAACAGCCCCCATTCTGGGTGGGAGAGAAGAAACTGGAATTCCTAAAATTTTTGCAGATATTGAAGATTTACATATATTAAAGCCTTATTATGCTACAAATGCTAGTTATGAAGGAAACACTTTTTTAAACATGGATTTTGAAGCAACTGATGTAATAGAAGGTGATGATTTAGAACTTTTAAAATCTGAATTTAAAACTATGAATACATTAGGTTGGAGATATATTCCAAAAGTAGGAGCTCCTGGAGCTGATTTAAGTCAATTTGTTTTATACCCTCAGGGTTTGGAACTAGAAAAAGCACAAATTGGCCAAGGCGATTTAAAATGGACAGAATTAACTCCAATGCAGAATCCTGTTCAATCTCATATTATTAATAGTCTAGCTGCTCTTCCGAATAAAAAGATTATTCAATCAGTATTGATTGAAGGAAGAGCTATCCTACGTGCTATGGCTTCTAGGGTAATTGAATAA
- a CDS encoding CPBP family glutamic-type intramembrane protease — MYFNYFKHHKMVCNFSCSPGRPSKLRLLFIVHLVFIMTWITLKSGSVWVAVILHASDNFIHSKYFCSINWSN; from the coding sequence ATGTATTTCAATTATTTTAAACATCATAAGATGGTATGTAATTTTTCATGTTCGCCCGGAAGGCCATCTAAACTCAGATTATTATTTATTGTACATTTAGTTTTTATCATGACCTGGATCACTCTAAAATCTGGCAGTGTATGGGTTGCAGTGATATTGCATGCCAGTGACAATTTTATTCACTCAAAATATTTTTGTTCCATTAACTGGTCAAATTAG
- a CDS encoding Fur family transcriptional regulator, giving the protein MEQKLREQKIKITPQRLELIRKLLELKDTHPSFSDIYDAIKLVQPSVSRSTVHENLKLLVDLGIIKRFHFHGHVRYEMNLELHVNLVDSSGGIMDVQNDKIKNHLLEILKIMAEDEGIDIKSLTVLME; this is encoded by the coding sequence ATGGAGCAGAAATTACGTGAACAGAAAATAAAAATCACTCCTCAACGCTTGGAATTGATAAGGAAATTATTAGAACTAAAAGATACTCACCCTTCTTTTAGTGATATATATGATGCGATTAAGTTAGTACAGCCCAGTGTAAGTCGTTCCACGGTTCATGAAAACTTGAAATTATTGGTGGATCTAGGAATAATTAAAAGATTCCATTTTCATGGCCATGTAAGGTATGAAATGAATTTAGAACTTCATGTAAATTTGGTAGATTCATCTGGAGGAATAATGGATGTTCAAAACGATAAAATCAAAAACCATCTCCTGGAAATTCTAAAAATCATGGCAGAAGATGAAGGGATAGATATTAAATCGTTAACAGTACTTATGGAGTAA
- the afpA gene encoding archaeoflavoprotein AfpA — MKKPKVAWGITGAGDKILEVMKVMKRIKKQYEDKVQIDVFVSKSGDQVVKYYEISNELENSFDNIWIEINANSPFLAGQIQVGKYEFMLIAPATSNTVAKISMRMGDTLISNSAIMGQKADVPIYILPSDYEEGVTITELPNGKDLKITIRKEDVEHVRRLEKMYETYILKEVEDIENLFKELYGKA, encoded by the coding sequence ATGAAAAAACCGAAAGTTGCTTGGGGAATCACCGGTGCTGGTGATAAAATACTGGAAGTAATGAAAGTAATGAAGAGGATAAAAAAGCAGTACGAAGATAAAGTTCAAATAGATGTTTTTGTATCAAAATCAGGTGATCAAGTAGTTAAATATTATGAAATTTCCAATGAGCTTGAAAATAGTTTTGATAATATATGGATTGAGATAAACGCTAATTCTCCCTTTTTAGCCGGGCAGATACAAGTGGGTAAATATGAATTCATGCTCATTGCACCCGCCACATCTAATACTGTGGCTAAAATTTCAATGCGGATGGGAGATACCTTGATTTCTAATTCTGCCATTATGGGTCAAAAAGCAGATGTTCCCATTTACATCTTGCCTTCAGACTATGAAGAAGGCGTTACCATAACTGAACTTCCTAATGGAAAAGATTTAAAAATTACTATTAGAAAAGAAGATGTGGAACATGTTAGAAGGCTGGAAAAGATGTATGAAACATATATTCTAAAGGAAGTAGAGGACATTGAGAACTTGTTTAAAGAACTGTATGGTAAAGCATGA
- a CDS encoding AI-2E family transporter, which translates to MAEEYKIPPFLHQIVIISVIILALIGMKYITPILGPILLSIFISILIYPFLMWLKKKGFSYNVSVLITISLTFILGVGLLAVMIMSLNQLIAALPSLSIPSDSFLATYANQILKFIVSNLPLDNIAGAVELGFFLIFAVIFLIYELPYVKSRLEKGFGKNSPALKHTFELVNDFIEYFVIRIKVNFWAAIGFVGIFWLFDINFAILWGIVTFILGFIPYIGIIIAAILPIIVAWVKYGIWGALGITALFVIVNTIAESYIFPKLTGKGLQMSVYVVFVSLFIWGWIMGFAGMFLAVPLTLVVIKYLENFEETRWIAMVMTTDDEPKEKTKEEKAD; encoded by the coding sequence TTGGCTGAAGAATACAAAATACCACCTTTTCTACATCAAATCGTTATTATATCAGTTATTATTTTAGCACTCATAGGAATGAAGTACATTACTCCAATCCTGGGGCCAATACTTCTTTCTATTTTCATCAGCATACTTATTTATCCTTTTTTAATGTGGCTTAAGAAAAAAGGATTTTCTTACAATGTTTCTGTCCTTATAACTATATCATTAACATTTATTCTGGGCGTGGGCCTTTTAGCAGTTATGATCATGAGTTTAAATCAGCTAATTGCTGCATTACCTAGCTTATCCATTCCTTCTGATTCTTTCCTGGCTACTTACGCCAATCAGATTCTCAAATTTATTGTATCTAATTTACCCTTAGACAATATTGCTGGAGCTGTGGAACTGGGATTTTTCCTAATATTCGCAGTTATATTTTTGATATATGAACTGCCTTATGTGAAATCAAGACTTGAAAAAGGCTTTGGAAAAAACAGTCCTGCCTTAAAACATACCTTTGAATTAGTTAATGATTTTATTGAATATTTTGTAATCCGAATAAAAGTAAACTTTTGGGCCGCAATAGGATTTGTGGGTATTTTTTGGTTATTTGATATTAATTTCGCAATTCTTTGGGGAATAGTCACATTCATATTAGGATTTATACCATATATTGGAATTATAATAGCCGCTATACTCCCTATCATAGTAGCATGGGTTAAATACGGAATATGGGGTGCCCTGGGCATAACTGCATTATTTGTAATAGTGAATACCATTGCCGAAAGTTATATATTCCCCAAACTTACGGGTAAAGGGCTTCAAATGTCTGTTTATGTGGTTTTCGTCTCCTTATTCATCTGGGGATGGATTATGGGATTTGCAGGGATGTTCCTAGCTGTGCCTTTAACTCTGGTAGTTATCAAATACCTGGAAAACTTTGAGGAAACTCGCTGGATAGCTATGGTGATGACTACAGACGACGAACCAAAAGAGAAAACTAAAGAAGAAAAAGCTGATTAA
- a CDS encoding PadR family transcriptional regulator, protein MVKISNQETAVLGLLFEHHHYAYRIEEIMGKRGMDAWVDIDYSNINNILKELESKKLVKSSCSEDDQSKTIYHITNEGKSLFKKSISSILSKKEKLISSFDLGLANMFALSEDELIPSLENYLKSLDENIRSLEYAVEFQEKNNIPINFIAIFKRSISILRAEKIWLIDFIAKIQSRDVN, encoded by the coding sequence ATGGTAAAAATTTCCAATCAGGAAACAGCGGTGCTGGGGCTGCTTTTTGAACACCATCATTACGCCTATAGAATAGAGGAAATAATGGGAAAAAGAGGGATGGATGCTTGGGTAGATATAGATTACTCTAATATAAATAATATTTTAAAGGAATTAGAATCAAAAAAATTAGTAAAAAGTAGCTGTAGTGAAGATGATCAGTCTAAAACGATTTATCATATAACTAATGAAGGCAAATCTCTTTTTAAGAAATCGATTAGTTCTATATTGTCCAAAAAAGAAAAATTAATATCTTCATTTGACTTGGGGCTGGCGAATATGTTTGCTTTAAGTGAAGACGAATTAATTCCAAGTCTTGAAAACTATTTAAAATCATTGGATGAAAATATACGATCTTTAGAATATGCTGTAGAGTTTCAGGAAAAGAATAACATCCCTATTAATTTCATTGCTATTTTTAAGAGATCTATCAGTATTTTAAGGGCTGAAAAAATATGGCTAATTGATTTTATAGCAAAAATCCAATCCCGTGATGTAAATTAA
- a CDS encoding heavy metal-binding domain-containing protein: protein MLILTSPTLEGKEIKECHGLVTGDALLGANLYKDMFSGVRDVVGGRTSKYEEELKHARNIALKSMEEKAGDKGANAIIGTFVTYHNLGGTMGNTIMVTVYGTAVTYME from the coding sequence ATGTTAATTTTAACCTCACCAACCCTTGAAGGAAAAGAAATAAAGGAATGCCATGGTTTAGTTACAGGGGACGCTCTTTTAGGAGCAAATCTATATAAAGACATGTTCTCTGGAGTGAGAGATGTAGTGGGTGGAAGGACTTCTAAATATGAAGAAGAGCTTAAACATGCTAGAAATATCGCCTTGAAAAGCATGGAAGAAAAAGCAGGAGATAAGGGCGCTAATGCAATAATTGGGACTTTTGTGACCTATCATAATTTGGGAGGAACCATGGGGAACACAATAATGGTCACAGTCTATGGAACTGCAGTTACCTACATGGAGTGA